In Lactuca sativa cultivar Salinas chromosome 5, Lsat_Salinas_v11, whole genome shotgun sequence, the DNA window TGTCTCTTACTAGGTTTGGTAAGAGGTTGGGTCAGGTCAGGTCAGATTTAGACTGTTTGATATCACACTTGGAAGCCTGATGGCTGATCTGACTTGGtcagtaactatcaaacaatccCTAAAGTTTAATATACGTAATATAATTATATGAAATAGGTTCATAAAGGGGCATCAAAGTGGAGGAACAAAACATTCCCTTACTATGAAAAACTATGTGTTGTTTTTGGAAAAGATCGGGTTGAAGGAAATACAGTTAGAGATTTAGTCGAAATGGAAGAGGAGGCAAACATAGAAGAACAAACACAACATTTGGGTAATGATTCCAATGACATGACATCGAGTCATATTCCACCTATGAATGTGAATAATATGCAATATGAAGAAACTTCAAGTGTGCGTAATAACAAGAGAAAAGGGAGAGTGGATCTTATGGTTAAAGGATTTAATGATGCGGTTACATGTCTTGCAGACACTATGGGGAAAATAGCAAATACAATTAATAAAGATATTGAAAGAGAAGAGGAACTTGATAAGAAACGTTGTATGATTACTTGTGAGATTTCAAAAATGGAGTCGTTGATTCGATCGGAAAAGTTTAAAGCAATTACGAAAATACGAGAGGAGGATGAAAGAGTGAATATTTTTTGGGATTTGCAAGAAACGGAAAGAGAGGATTATGTGAAATGGGTTTTGGAAGAATGAAGAGAATTGGTGATTAAATATGTAATTAAACATTGTTGATTTAGGTTATTGGTTAGTTTACAAATTATAATTGAGGAAGTGGGATTTGTAAGTATTTGTTCATAGTATATATACttagttttattttgtttttatatgcATTGATTTGTGAACTGATCAACGATATTCTGTTGTAGCATTGATGGCTGAATAACATGATACATTCAAAGTATAGTTAAAATAATATATCAGTGCTGTTTACTaactatttataattttatattgttaaagtggagagaaaacaaaaaaaataaaatttgtctAAACACGTGTGGGCAGGAATCGTATGGATCAACAGAAAATAATGGTTGGGTCCGAAAAAAACTTGATGGGCCTCCCCAAGTGTGCAACTCTAGTGTGTAGAGATTAGATAAATGGCATTTGACCCTTTTACTATTGTTTTATAATcaacaaaaacataaacaatataaaacacAAACTAATAACTTAACCCAAAAGTAGTTGTGCACAAAAAAACCAATTCGGAGACCGAAACTGGTTTGAAAAATCGAAAAACCAATTCGAGGTAAACCGGATCAAGAATCGAAACCACCAGTTAGTTTAAACTTGTTCGAGAAAAGAGTCGTTAGTACCAGTTTAGGACCACTTAGCGTAAACTTGATTGAGGATCCGGCTTGGGTTTTTTATCTTCTTTGAACGGTAATGAGGCCGTTTGTGACCGATTTATGCTCGATTTTGTCATTTTTATCCATATTAACCTTCATTGATAGTATATATAGGTATTGTATGTTGAGGTTTAATCAAACGattaaaaaaatctcttaaaaAAAACGCTCTTAAGTCAAGCAATGGAATCAGGTTCCGGATGTGGGTAATCACAAGCTTCCGCTGATGTTGGAGATTCATCAAGTAATATTACCATTATTGGCATCAAAGAAACAACTAGAAACTCGATGATTTTGTGCAATTATGATTTGTGTATAATGTCAAACGGTCCAAGAAAATCATGATGCACGAAATGTGGTATTTTTTTCAAGGAAGACGGGAGTTCAAATTTGAAAACTCATATGAAGAAGAGTTGCCCATCGGAGAGGCCGGGGCATAGTCAAACGACAATGACGAATGATACTACATTGTGGAAGTACGAAGCAGATTGAGTAAGGGATAAGATGGTGTGGTTCGTGATTCAAGAATGTTTGTCTTTTGATCACTTCAACAATAAACGATTGACTTTACTCATCCAAGATACGCTCCAACCGCGATGTTGTCATGTGATTCGTACTTCTCTTAGACGCGTGTATCGAAATGTGGAAACTTGCAAAAAATGAAATGATTTTAGGATTTCAAAATCTAGAAACCGGTGTAAATTTAACTTGTGATGTTTGTACGGTTGCTCACTGATCACCGGATTCGTACATTTGCGTTACAACTCATTTGGTAAATCCCTAAACTTGAATTGTTTGGATATCCGCAAATCGACGATAACTTATATAAAATTTAGATTATGTGATCAAAACTTATAAACTTCAATGGAAAGTTCTTTTCTATATCTTTTGATAATGCATCGAACAACACCACCACGGTTGGATAACAAAAACTACAATATAATCTGGTTTGCGACGGTGCTTCTTTACGTAGCCAATGTGTGGCATTAATTTGGTTGTGCAAGATGGCTACATTGCATTGAACTTGTAAAAGATGCTTTCATACAAATGCTAAAATATAATGTTAGTTATAGTAATTCTTGATATCATAAATATATGAAGTTTTGTACCGATGCAAATACCATTTGGTTAGGCTCGAATTGAGATGTACCTACTCGATGGAACTCCACTTGAAACATGTTTTAATGTGCCTTACATTCAAAAGATACTTTACAAATGTTTCAGGACAACCTTGCGGGGTTACGACTTATCCAGAGTCGAGCTGACATACTATCAAACTTGTTTCAGAAATGCTTAGAGTTTTTTTACAAAACAACTACTTCTTATTGGGGGTTTATTATCCTacaagtttttaattttaaaccAAATCTTTATAATTTGTTCGAAAATAAACGAGTTTGAAATTAAAGGCGAAATGTTTGCACAAATGGTGAAACggataaaaaaaagtttataaaataataaGGCTGTAAAAAACGTTCGACGTTAGCTGGTCCGTGGACTGGGGTAAAGGGATTAATCGGATAGGCGGTGAtttatcggggaccattaattgataatttgttgaattttaaaaaattaaatatgactaatatcatatcaaagttcgtaaataccactaatatgataacaaaataggttaatatgattaatacaacactaatcatgcctcaaGTAGTTTCCATTGaaataaaacttcttcaaaatgttaaaatttcatcgttttataatgtttcactcattatgtatgcatggattaatcgctAATCgtcctctaatcggtcgagtagcgcacatggattaatcggagattaatcgggatttttacaacagtgtaaaatatttaaaaaaaaatatatatattccattATAACTTACGTCGCCGCTTTGAACCCGTCTCTAAATGTTGGAGGGTTGAGACTTTACTTGAGAATATCTCTTACGATTTGGATTTATCGGAAGAAAATAGATATTTTGCATCAAAAGAAATTTTAGAATTTAAAAAAGGTTTCCAAAGTTTGTTTCaaattttatttaacaaaatatgGTTCAACAAACATTCATAACATTATGCAATATGCGGGGCATCCAGATCCACTTCTCACAAAATAACGAAACAATTCGACTCTATAACACTTTAAGGAATGAAAATACCAAACGAGCTCAGTCTAGAACCCCTGGTAGCGAGCTCGAAaggtacattggttatgattttTTGGAACATATAAGTGTGCAAGAGTTTGAGAATTTGGATGTTTTGGCTTGGTGGAAAGAAAATGAATCTCAAATTACAGTTCTAACTGCAATTGTCCATGATCTACTAACCGTTCAAGCTTCTACAGTAGTTTCGAAATCCATCATTTTTTAGTGGCACAATCATATCACCAAAAAGAACAAATCTCACCATTTTTGGATGGAAGTGTGCATTTGCTTGAAAAACTAGTTAGACAACGTGGAATAGGTACAAACATTTCACTACTTAAAGGCGAATCGTTAAAGGTTGGACAAGAAATATATGATGAAGAAGTATCGATGGGATTGTCGGTACCATCAGGGGAGGTTTTGTTATGGTGCCCGTAGTGGCACCGACACCGCTTGATATTTCATACGCAAtgcaaaaaaaattcaatttttttcaaAT includes these proteins:
- the LOC111908903 gene encoding uncharacterized protein LOC111908903 isoform X2, with amino-acid sequence MDARKRGRPQSNANSVAEKSKSDDQVWESYLQVHKGASKWRNKTFPYYEKLCVVFGKDRVEGNTVRDLVEMEEEANIEEQTQHLGNDSNDMTSSHIPPMNVNNMQYEETSSVRNNKRKGRVDLMVKGFNDAVTCLADTMGKIANTINKDIEREEELDKKRCMITCEISKMESLIRSEKFKAITKIREEDERVNIFWDLQETEREDYVKWVLEE
- the LOC111908903 gene encoding uncharacterized protein At2g29880 isoform X1 — protein: MDARKRGRPQSNANSVAEKSKSGMTSQSRNYRAWTNIEETKLVEALVIMVNTGGFRADQGFKSGYLTHLEHLLKKSMPNSGILGKPHIESKIKVMKRDWQTVHDMLNSSHTSGFSYDTVKHCMIADDQVWESYLQVHKGASKWRNKTFPYYEKLCVVFGKDRVEGNTVRDLVEMEEEANIEEQTQHLGNDSNDMTSSHIPPMNVNNMQYEETSSVRNNKRKGRVDLMVKGFNDAVTCLADTMGKIANTINKDIEREEELDKKRCMITCEISKMESLIRSEKFKAITKIREEDERVNIFWDLQETEREDYVKWVLEE